A portion of the Atribacterota bacterium genome contains these proteins:
- a CDS encoding tetratricopeptide repeat protein, whose translation MNIKREKYFYFLTRIILLATLIYCSCPIFASEPETAEEWFNKAKKDNDQKLKIEFYSKAIELDSKYVDAYVNRAIAYYNLGKYRLAMDDYTKAIELKPNDPSIYNRRGYSYYLLGEYRKLLSDYTKAIKLDSASSIYYVNRGNAFYRLEEYLKAIIDYSRAIENDPKYAWAYYNRGNAYLMLEEFDKKAFGESYLAGLFVEQKNKNQALTCLEKMKETDPSSFLNNALRDKIGLLK comes from the coding sequence ATGAATATTAAGAGGGAAAAGTATTTCTATTTTTTAACAAGAATAATACTACTTGCTACTTTAATTTATTGTTCCTGTCCAATTTTTGCTTCAGAACCAGAAACTGCCGAAGAATGGTTTAACAAAGCTAAAAAGGATAATGACCAAAAATTAAAAATAGAATTTTATAGTAAGGCAATAGAGCTTGATTCTAAATATGTCGATGCTTATGTTAATCGTGCAATAGCCTATTATAATTTGGGTAAATATCGGCTAGCAATGGATGATTATACCAAGGCTATAGAATTAAAACCCAATGATCCCTCTATTTATAATAGACGTGGTTATTCTTATTACCTGCTGGGAGAGTACCGAAAATTACTGAGTGATTATACTAAAGCAATAAAATTAGATTCTGCTAGTTCTATATATTATGTGAATCGAGGAAATGCTTTTTATAGATTAGAAGAATACCTGAAAGCTATAATTGATTATAGCAGGGCAATAGAAAATGATCCCAAATACGCCTGGGCATATTATAATCGAGGAAATGCTTATCTGATGTTAGAGGAATTTGACAAGAAAGCTTTTGGTGAATCCTATCTGGCTGGCTTATTTGTGGAGCAAAAAAATAAAAATCAGGCTTTAACCTGTCTGGAGAAAATGAAAGAAACAGATCCCTCCTCTTTCTTAAACAATGCACTTAGAGATAAGATTGGATTATTAAAATAA
- a CDS encoding lipoate--protein ligase family protein, whose protein sequence is MRLILIDIPNFEPEINFQIEKKILNIYLTDALILRFWQNNPCAVIGKFQKEEYELNLDYVTKNKISLFRRFTGGGTVYHDRGNLNITLCKSKDKILFSKYFLEETGGITNVILEGLLFFHKSMEIKERNSIFLDGKKVLGSAVAIKNNNFFYHASLLVNADLGQLRKVIKWEENYPENIRIPIKSKRSEVTNLSCGLPLSIDEVKEKILINFQHLLKIEDKDVKRFNNVDLLIEIK, encoded by the coding sequence ATGAGACTGATTCTAATAGATATTCCCAATTTTGAACCCGAAATAAATTTTCAGATAGAAAAAAAGATTTTAAATATATATCTTACTGATGCCCTCATCCTAAGATTCTGGCAAAATAATCCCTGTGCAGTGATTGGTAAATTCCAAAAAGAAGAATACGAGTTAAATCTTGATTATGTAACAAAAAATAAAATATCGCTCTTCAGGAGATTTACGGGAGGGGGAACAGTATACCATGACCGGGGAAATTTGAATATAACCTTATGTAAAAGCAAAGATAAGATTCTATTTTCTAAGTATTTTCTGGAGGAAACTGGCGGGATTACCAACGTTATTTTGGAAGGTCTTCTTTTTTTCCATAAGAGTATGGAAATAAAAGAAAGGAATTCCATCTTTTTAGATGGGAAAAAAGTTTTAGGCTCTGCAGTTGCTATTAAGAATAACAACTTTTTCTATCATGCCTCTCTTCTAGTGAATGCTGACCTGGGACAATTAAGAAAAGTAATAAAATGGGAAGAAAATTATCCTGAAAATATAAGAATTCCTATTAAGAGTAAAAGAAGTGAGGTGACCAATCTTTCCTGCGGCCTTCCTCTATCCATAGATGAGGTAAAGGAAAAAATATTGATTAATTTTCAACATTTACTTAAAATAGAAGATAAAGATGTAAAAAGATTTAACAATGTTGATTTACTTATAGAGATAAAATAG
- a CDS encoding sigma 54-interacting transcriptional regulator, with translation MIHISPAELNKRRELNEVYLSLIDSFIDKFFSKIKKKNFLISFLDADQVLLKVICLGREKGIFTEGCVVKEEVFGKTAVSFSLKNNHDIEYIGPDHTFPELKDWACAASPIHTASGNIRGVIAFSSKVDDYPDYALGIVSSLSQAIEKEITWMEISENLKLSKKYLDIISEGMKDGILCLDKEAKILYMNDKAGEILRVNPRRSLGEFVGDIVDFDPVILSVYDTHKGYTDREFIINSPLMGTLHFVKSAVVVRDEEGQFAGVVDFFREITRVRKFVTSYIGAQAKFSFADIIGNSTKLKEAIRIAEIAAKSNSNVLILGETGTGKEMFAQAIHYEGLRRAGPFVVINCGAIPRELAESEFFGYEPGSFTGADKRGRPGKFELANGGTIFLDEIGELPLDLQVKLLRVLQEKSVTRISGARPIPVDVRVIAASNKDLSREVDNGNFRVDLFHRLNVIQNNIPALRERNEDILLLTKYFIEKFSQKLQKNIIKIDDSFYKPLLNYSFPGNVRELENIIERALTLSDSNELNRFHLPEVILKNDSLYKSIDQFKRDSLVKTLHNTKWNISRTSKILGISRPTIYHHIKKWNIKRES, from the coding sequence ATGATCCATATATCTCCGGCAGAACTCAATAAGAGAAGAGAATTAAATGAGGTATATTTATCTTTAATAGATTCTTTTATAGATAAGTTTTTTTCTAAAATAAAAAAGAAAAATTTCTTAATCTCTTTTTTGGATGCTGATCAGGTGCTGCTAAAGGTAATCTGCCTGGGTAGAGAAAAGGGGATTTTTACTGAAGGATGTGTAGTAAAAGAAGAAGTATTTGGTAAGACTGCAGTAAGCTTTTCTCTGAAAAATAATCACGATATAGAATATATTGGACCAGATCATACCTTCCCGGAATTGAAAGATTGGGCTTGTGCTGCTTCCCCCATTCATACTGCTTCTGGAAATATTCGTGGTGTTATTGCTTTTTCCTCAAAGGTAGATGATTACCCAGATTATGCCCTGGGAATCGTATCTTCTCTTTCCCAGGCTATAGAAAAAGAAATAACCTGGATGGAAATATCAGAAAATTTAAAACTATCTAAGAAATACCTGGACATAATAAGCGAAGGAATGAAAGATGGTATTCTCTGCCTGGATAAAGAAGCAAAAATCTTGTATATGAATGATAAAGCAGGGGAAATTTTGCGTGTCAATCCCAGAAGATCACTGGGGGAATTTGTAGGAGATATTGTAGATTTTGACCCGGTTATTTTATCTGTCTATGACACCCATAAGGGATATACTGACCGCGAGTTTATTATAAATAGCCCTCTTATGGGGACGCTACATTTTGTAAAGAGTGCGGTAGTAGTAAGAGATGAAGAAGGGCAATTTGCAGGAGTGGTAGACTTCTTTAGAGAAATAACCAGGGTGAGGAAATTTGTGACTTCCTATATAGGAGCTCAAGCAAAGTTTAGTTTTGCCGATATCATAGGTAATAGTACTAAATTAAAAGAAGCTATCAGGATTGCCGAAATTGCTGCCAAATCTAATTCCAATGTCTTAATTTTAGGAGAAACTGGTACCGGAAAGGAAATGTTTGCTCAGGCAATACATTATGAGGGTTTGAGAAGAGCAGGACCATTTGTGGTAATAAACTGTGGAGCAATACCGCGAGAATTAGCAGAAAGTGAGTTTTTTGGTTATGAACCAGGAAGCTTTACCGGTGCTGATAAAAGGGGAAGACCTGGTAAGTTCGAATTAGCTAATGGGGGCACTATTTTCCTGGATGAAATTGGTGAACTCCCTTTAGACCTTCAGGTAAAATTATTAAGGGTTCTGCAAGAAAAAAGTGTTACCAGGATTAGCGGAGCCAGGCCTATCCCGGTAGATGTTCGAGTGATTGCTGCCTCGAATAAAGATTTATCACGAGAAGTGGATAATGGAAATTTCAGAGTAGATTTATTTCATAGACTAAATGTAATTCAAAACAATATTCCTGCCTTAAGGGAAAGAAATGAAGATATTCTTCTATTAACAAAATATTTTATAGAAAAATTCTCTCAAAAATTGCAAAAAAACATAATAAAGATTGATGATTCATTTTATAAGCCCCTGCTCAACTATAGTTTTCCGGGGAACGTTAGAGAACTGGAAAACATCATCGAAAGGGCATTAACTCTCAGTGACAGCAATGAATTAAATAGATTTCACCTACCAGAAGTTATATTAAAAAATGATTCCCTGTATAAATCTATAGACCAGTTTAAAAGAGATTCTTTAGTTAAGACCCTTCACAATACTAAGTGGAATATTTCCAGAACATCAAAAATTTTAGGAATATCCAGACCTACTATTTACCATCATATAAAAAAATGGAATATTAAGAGAGAATCTTAA
- a CDS encoding thiamine pyrophosphate-dependent dehydrogenase E1 component subunit alpha, translating to MENSNDFLLNLYTTMVLIRNFELMAEKLFLEGELPGFLHLYIGEEAIATGVMANLRKDDFITSTHRGHGHMIAKGADINRMMAELYGKETGYCKGKGGSMHIADFSLGVLGANGVVGGGLPIAVGAGLGIKMKKSNQIVVAFFGDGASNTGAFHESLNFASIYKLPVIFVLENNKYASTASTQATTAIENISDRAVAYGIPGITIDGNDVIAVYEATREMVKRARDGGGPSLIEAKTYRIKGHFVGDPELYRNKKEVVEFWLNEPIKKFEKRLEREKILNSTEKKNIWESAQKKIKEAVIFAKESPIPDGKDALTDLFIHDSGYDY from the coding sequence ATGGAAAATTCCAATGATTTTTTATTAAATCTTTATACCACAATGGTACTAATTAGAAATTTTGAATTAATGGCGGAAAAATTATTCCTGGAAGGAGAACTCCCTGGATTTCTCCATCTTTATATTGGCGAAGAAGCCATTGCTACGGGAGTTATGGCAAATCTCCGAAAAGATGATTTTATTACCAGTACCCATCGTGGGCATGGACATATGATTGCTAAGGGAGCAGATATCAATAGGATGATGGCAGAACTCTACGGCAAAGAAACAGGCTATTGTAAAGGCAAAGGTGGTTCGATGCATATAGCAGACTTTTCTCTTGGTGTTTTGGGGGCAAATGGAGTAGTAGGGGGCGGACTTCCTATTGCTGTTGGCGCTGGATTAGGAATAAAGATGAAAAAAAGTAACCAAATAGTAGTAGCCTTCTTTGGCGATGGAGCATCTAATACCGGTGCTTTCCATGAAAGCTTGAATTTTGCCTCTATTTATAAACTGCCAGTAATTTTTGTCTTAGAAAACAATAAGTATGCTTCTACCGCCTCTACCCAAGCAACCACTGCCATAGAGAATATTTCTGACCGAGCAGTGGCATATGGAATACCAGGAATAACTATAGACGGGAATGATGTAATAGCTGTTTATGAAGCTACCCGGGAAATGGTGAAAAGAGCCAGAGATGGCGGTGGCCCATCTTTAATCGAAGCTAAAACCTATCGGATAAAAGGACATTTTGTGGGGGACCCCGAACTATATAGAAATAAAAAGGAAGTTGTGGAGTTCTGGTTGAATGAACCCATCAAAAAATTTGAGAAAAGATTAGAAAGAGAAAAAATACTGAACAGTACTGAAAAGAAAAACATATGGGAAAGTGCCCAGAAAAAAATTAAAGAGGCGGTTATATTTGCAAAAGAAAGCCCAATCCCTGATGGTAAAGATGCTTTAACCGATCTTTTTATCCATGATTCAGGATATGATTATTAA
- a CDS encoding alpha-ketoacid dehydrogenase subunit beta — translation MREITFAEALGEAILEEMEKDPAIFTYGEDIARQGGIFGAYKSLLGKFPDRIFDTPISEEVIYGSALGAALVGMRPIVEFHFADFLFTGIQSITLQIEKIRYMTGGQGKLRLLLRGPDGISNSAAAQHSECIETIFMHVPGIKVVIPSTPYDVKGLIKKALQEDDPVICFEHKMLYRMRGPVPEEDYTIPLGIAEVKREGNDVTVVTISRMVHESLKAAEELKKEGMSAEIIDLRTLVPWDRKTVIESVKKTNHLIVAHETWKRAGWGAEITSVVQEEAFDYLDAPIIRVGAKNVPMPFAANLQDFVTPNYKDVITAVKQILR, via the coding sequence ATGAGAGAAATAACCTTTGCAGAAGCTCTAGGAGAAGCTATCTTAGAAGAAATGGAAAAAGATCCTGCTATTTTTACTTATGGCGAAGATATAGCCAGACAAGGAGGTATATTTGGTGCTTATAAATCCCTGCTGGGAAAATTTCCAGACAGAATATTTGACACCCCCATTTCTGAAGAGGTTATTTATGGTTCCGCATTGGGTGCTGCTTTAGTAGGAATGAGACCGATTGTAGAATTTCATTTTGCTGATTTTCTATTTACTGGTATTCAATCTATAACTCTTCAAATTGAAAAGATTAGATATATGACCGGTGGTCAGGGAAAACTTCGTTTATTGTTGAGGGGTCCCGATGGTATCTCTAATTCTGCGGCAGCTCAGCATTCAGAATGCATAGAGACTATATTTATGCATGTTCCAGGAATTAAGGTAGTCATCCCTTCTACTCCTTATGATGTAAAAGGGCTTATAAAAAAAGCTTTACAGGAGGATGATCCGGTTATCTGTTTTGAACACAAAATGCTTTATAGAATGAGGGGACCTGTCCCCGAAGAAGATTATACTATTCCCCTTGGAATAGCAGAAGTTAAAAGAGAGGGAAATGATGTTACAGTGGTAACCATCTCTCGTATGGTACACGAATCTCTAAAAGCAGCAGAGGAGCTAAAAAAAGAGGGTATGAGTGCAGAAATAATAGATTTAAGAACCCTGGTTCCCTGGGATAGAAAGACAGTTATTGAATCTGTAAAAAAGACTAATCATCTCATCGTAGCTCATGAGACCTGGAAAAGAGCCGGATGGGGAGCAGAAATTACTAGTGTAGTACAAGAAGAGGCATTTGATTATTTAGATGCCCCCATTATACGGGTGGGAGCAAAAAATGTCCCTATGCCTTTTGCCGCAAATCTTCAGGATTTTGTTACACCTAATTATAAAGATGTAATAACAGCAGTAAAGCAGATTTTAAGGTAG
- a CDS encoding dihydrolipoamide acetyltransferase family protein: MYEIKMPKFGLTMESGFIEKWFKKEGDMVKEGEPLLEVSSEKITNEVASPVSGILLKIIFQEQEEIKVGTVIALIGEEGEKLKEYQAKEEPKKSVVELEKEEISSTKIASPDTDRGRRRKASPLARKIAQEKNLDLSRIKGTGPDGRIEKCDILNFLSFASKEEELNIEKLSGLRRTIMERLSKSFHDAITLTNVTEIDFTELKKISKEQKVSVTSGLIFILARVLKELNKFNAHFNTEKKEYILFKNINIGIAVDTDKGLMVPVIREADKLKLKTINEQLKELVDKSRSGAISERDIKDSTFTITNLGMMRTDFFTPILNPPEVAILGVGRILKKPCIMEDDKIAIREMAYLSLSYDHRVIDGADAARFLDKIAQYIEIPNLE; encoded by the coding sequence ATGTACGAAATTAAAATGCCTAAGTTTGGATTAACTATGGAATCCGGTTTTATCGAAAAATGGTTCAAAAAAGAGGGGGATATGGTTAAAGAAGGGGAGCCACTTCTTGAAGTTTCCTCTGAAAAGATAACCAATGAGGTTGCTTCCCCTGTTTCAGGTATTCTTCTAAAAATAATATTTCAGGAACAAGAAGAAATAAAAGTAGGTACTGTAATTGCCCTGATAGGTGAAGAAGGAGAAAAATTAAAAGAATACCAGGCAAAAGAAGAACCAAAAAAATCAGTTGTGGAATTGGAAAAAGAAGAAATTTCTTCTACTAAAATTGCCTCTCCGGATACAGATAGGGGAAGACGTAGAAAGGCTTCTCCTCTGGCTAGAAAAATAGCTCAGGAAAAGAATCTTGACCTTTCCAGGATTAAGGGTACAGGGCCAGATGGCAGAATAGAAAAATGTGATATACTTAATTTCCTTTCTTTTGCTTCCAAAGAGGAAGAACTTAACATAGAAAAACTTTCGGGTTTAAGAAGGACCATCATGGAAAGGTTGTCTAAATCTTTCCATGACGCCATTACTTTAACTAATGTCACAGAAATTGATTTTACTGAATTGAAAAAAATTAGCAAAGAACAGAAGGTAAGTGTAACTTCTGGTTTAATCTTTATCCTGGCTCGAGTATTAAAGGAATTAAATAAATTTAATGCTCATTTTAATACTGAAAAGAAAGAATATATATTGTTTAAGAATATTAATATAGGTATTGCTGTAGATACAGATAAGGGATTGATGGTACCGGTAATCAGGGAGGCAGATAAATTAAAATTAAAAACCATAAATGAGCAATTAAAAGAATTAGTAGACAAGTCCAGGAGTGGCGCTATTAGCGAAAGAGATATTAAGGATTCTACCTTCACAATTACTAATCTGGGGATGATGAGAACAGATTTTTTCACTCCCATTTTGAATCCTCCAGAGGTAGCTATTCTGGGTGTGGGTAGAATATTAAAAAAGCCCTGTATTATGGAGGATGATAAAATAGCTATCAGGGAAATGGCATATCTTTCCCTTTCTTACGATCATAGAGTGATTGATGGTGCAGATGCAGCACGTTTTTTAGATAAAATTGCACAATACATTGAAATACCTAATTTAGAATAA
- a CDS encoding DctP family TRAP transporter solute-binding subunit, which yields MKKSIVLSILVLVIIIAGISISWAAEFTPKKEYTMTVNVGNTYSWGMGAQRWADLMAEKTNGKIVVKPYWNSQLLAGKQMNWLQAVAEGSIDFAVESTINSSSVVKSHNLFSLPFFINTLENLDRIENGKSGQMIFEEMEKMQVIALAWGENGFRQVTNNVRPISAPADLKGLRIRVCPTAIYDDIFRALGADPIHMNWADAVTGFQQGAVDGQENPYGVLLPVRIWEYHKYVTNWNYLADPLIFCVNKRVWDSFPDVIKLAVKEAARDAAEWEKAYARRGFDGERSINILKEKFGEVPEIVDQAVYMESQGAEVVNLTPEQLSDFIEATKDVTDKWVEIIGKDLVEAAKSDMNQ from the coding sequence ATGAAAAAATCAATAGTACTAAGTATACTTGTTCTGGTTATCATAATTGCTGGTATATCTATTTCTTGGGCTGCTGAATTCACACCTAAGAAAGAATATACTATGACTGTTAATGTAGGAAATACATACAGTTGGGGAATGGGTGCTCAGAGGTGGGCTGATTTGATGGCAGAAAAAACTAATGGGAAAATTGTTGTTAAACCTTATTGGAATAGCCAGCTGCTGGCTGGTAAACAGATGAATTGGCTCCAGGCAGTTGCTGAAGGAAGTATTGATTTCGCGGTTGAATCAACAATCAATTCTTCATCAGTAGTAAAATCACATAATCTATTTTCCCTTCCCTTTTTTATCAATACTTTAGAAAATCTGGACAGAATAGAGAATGGGAAAAGCGGTCAGATGATATTTGAGGAAATGGAAAAGATGCAGGTTATTGCCTTAGCCTGGGGAGAAAATGGATTCCGTCAGGTAACCAATAATGTAAGACCAATAAGTGCTCCGGCAGATTTGAAAGGTTTAAGGATTCGTGTTTGCCCGACAGCAATCTATGATGATATATTTAGAGCATTGGGTGCCGATCCCATTCATATGAATTGGGCTGACGCGGTAACTGGTTTCCAGCAGGGAGCAGTGGATGGACAGGAGAATCCCTATGGTGTATTATTACCGGTAAGAATCTGGGAATATCATAAGTATGTAACCAACTGGAATTATCTGGCTGATCCGTTAATATTTTGTGTTAATAAGAGAGTATGGGATTCTTTCCCGGATGTAATAAAATTAGCAGTAAAAGAAGCCGCTAGAGATGCTGCTGAATGGGAAAAGGCTTATGCCAGAAGAGGTTTTGATGGAGAAAGGTCCATTAACATACTGAAAGAAAAATTTGGAGAGGTACCGGAAATAGTTGATCAGGCTGTCTATATGGAGAGTCAGGGAGCAGAAGTAGTGAATCTAACACCTGAACAATTGAGTGATTTTATTGAGGCAACTAAAGATGTTACAGATAAATGGGTTGAAATAATTGGTAAAGATTTAGTGGAAGCAGCAAAATCAGACATGAATCAATAA
- a CDS encoding TRAP transporter small permease, giving the protein MKKKKIVPEEFISAILLFIMASIAFVNVLSRWFFHLSFAFTEEIAIHFFVWMTTLGIAIAFERGAHLGMTTIYEKLPKVPRKIAAVISAFMAILLFLIVDYYALREIYMDITIFHMESEALRIPQWIYTIGIPIFSLFIFKNIIKGIFKEFQRIEGEIK; this is encoded by the coding sequence ATGAAAAAGAAGAAAATTGTGCCTGAGGAATTTATTTCGGCAATTTTATTGTTTATTATGGCTTCTATTGCCTTTGTTAATGTTTTAAGCCGGTGGTTTTTTCACCTCTCCTTTGCCTTTACTGAGGAAATTGCCATTCATTTTTTTGTCTGGATGACTACCCTGGGAATTGCAATTGCCTTTGAAAGAGGCGCCCATTTAGGTATGACTACCATCTATGAAAAACTACCTAAGGTTCCCAGAAAAATTGCCGCAGTTATTTCCGCCTTTATGGCTATCTTACTGTTTCTCATAGTAGATTACTATGCTTTAAGAGAAATTTATATGGATATAACCATTTTTCATATGGAAAGCGAAGCATTAAGAATACCCCAATGGATTTATACTATAGGAATACCTATATTTTCTTTATTTATTTTTAAAAATATTATCAAGGGAATATTCAAAGAATTTCAGCGAATAGAGGGGGAAATAAAATAA
- a CDS encoding TRAP transporter large permease subunit has translation MEIAILFGIFFLLLLIGVPIGTAIGFASVFAIWQFDIGVTLISRNYSAGIAKFPLIAIPFFVLAGSLMSKAKLAQKISDLATIIVGKTAGGLAIAGILTCMFWGAVSGSGPATTAAVGLTMIPAMINQNYDKSFSGATIAAASGLAIVIPPSIAFIIYGNVTDVSVGALFLGGIIPGIFVGVFLIIAAYFISRKRGYRGICERGSTREIWQTFKETIWALIAPVIILGGIYAGIATPTEAAVFAVFYSIFVGVFIYHTLDLKGLYQTLVDSVIMSSVVMFVVAFATQFSIASMVLGVIDTIAETIIQVAKSPIVVLLLANGAILIAGMFLDAISIIYVFMPIFMPILVHYQIDPLFFGIIFVIALAIGQITPPVAVNLYVAANLTKSTLDEIAREILPYLLAAIIALIVLTFIPQISLLIPVESGLYIP, from the coding sequence ATGGAAATAGCAATCCTCTTTGGAATTTTTTTCTTACTTTTATTAATTGGTGTTCCTATTGGCACCGCTATTGGTTTTGCCTCTGTCTTTGCTATCTGGCAATTTGATATTGGAGTAACGCTGATTTCACGGAATTATTCGGCTGGAATAGCAAAATTTCCTCTCATAGCGATACCTTTCTTTGTTCTGGCCGGTAGCTTGATGTCCAAGGCAAAATTGGCACAAAAAATTTCTGATCTGGCTACTATCATAGTGGGAAAAACTGCAGGAGGACTGGCTATAGCGGGTATTTTAACCTGTATGTTCTGGGGAGCAGTGTCAGGATCGGGACCCGCTACTACGGCAGCGGTTGGATTAACCATGATCCCAGCAATGATTAATCAAAATTACGATAAGAGTTTTTCTGGCGCCACCATTGCTGCTGCCAGTGGTCTGGCTATTGTCATCCCACCCAGTATTGCCTTTATTATTTATGGTAATGTGACAGATGTTTCAGTAGGTGCACTCTTTTTGGGGGGGATTATTCCGGGAATCTTTGTAGGTGTTTTTCTTATTATTGCCGCTTATTTTATCTCTCGAAAAAGAGGTTATCGAGGAATTTGTGAACGAGGCTCTACCAGAGAAATATGGCAAACCTTTAAAGAGACTATCTGGGCATTAATAGCTCCAGTGATTATACTTGGTGGAATTTATGCAGGCATTGCTACTCCTACTGAAGCAGCGGTATTTGCTGTTTTTTACAGTATTTTTGTAGGTGTCTTTATTTATCATACTCTAGATTTAAAAGGTTTATACCAGACCCTGGTTGATTCGGTGATAATGTCTTCTGTTGTTATGTTCGTAGTTGCTTTTGCCACTCAATTTTCTATTGCTTCTATGGTTTTAGGTGTTATTGACACTATTGCCGAAACAATTATCCAGGTTGCCAAAAGCCCCATAGTTGTCCTCCTATTGGCTAATGGTGCCATTCTTATTGCCGGAATGTTTTTGGATGCCATTTCCATTATTTATGTCTTTATGCCCATTTTTATGCCTATCTTGGTTCATTACCAGATTGATCCACTCTTTTTTGGAATTATCTTTGTTATTGCCCTAGCCATTGGGCAAATTACTCCACCAGTAGCAGTAAACCTTTATGTTGCCGCTAATTTAACAAAAAGCACTCTGGATGAGATAGCCAGAGAGATTTTACCTTATCTGTTAGCGGCTATTATAGCTTTAATTGTATTGACCTTTATACCGCAAATAAGTTTACTTATTCCAGTGGAATCGGGCTTATATATTCCTTAA
- a CDS encoding transposase, giving the protein MARKPRIHYDGALYHVLVRGNNRSHIFRNKEDKENYKKIVLKYKKRYHFKLYAYCIMDNHAHLLIKVTDIPLSKIMQGIQQVFTQKYNRINNTTGHVFEQRYKAFLCAKDIYLLSLIRYIHQNPVRAHLVDALNYQWSSHQEYLGNPQLADVHFPLSLFDIHRGKALKRYLAFMDELETKVIESMKKEEDEIEEPKNTKKSPKVASDTLIKIITEVTKIEIEKIRGNAKSKTRSDIRKLYITTLKKYTDLPNKEIASLLGIGTSAVSNVLAGRYQENDFIINSSREIEKHVNL; this is encoded by the coding sequence ATGGCCAGAAAACCAAGGATTCATTATGATGGTGCACTTTATCATGTCCTTGTTCGGGGGAATAATCGTTCCCATATCTTTAGAAACAAGGAAGATAAGGAAAACTATAAAAAAATTGTCTTAAAATATAAAAAAAGATATCATTTCAAATTATATGCCTATTGCATCATGGATAATCATGCTCATTTGCTGATAAAGGTGACAGATATTCCCTTGTCAAAAATCATGCAAGGTATCCAACAGGTCTTTACCCAAAAATATAATAGAATAAATAACACTACCGGCCATGTATTTGAACAAAGATATAAAGCCTTCCTATGTGCTAAAGATATCTATTTACTGTCATTGATTCGTTATATCCACCAGAATCCAGTCCGTGCACATTTAGTTGATGCCCTCAATTACCAATGGAGTAGTCATCAGGAGTATCTTGGCAATCCCCAACTTGCAGATGTACATTTCCCCTTAAGTTTGTTCGACATCCACAGGGGAAAAGCCCTCAAAAGATATCTGGCTTTTATGGATGAGTTAGAGACAAAAGTAATTGAATCAATGAAGAAAGAAGAAGATGAAATAGAAGAACCAAAAAATACTAAAAAAAGCCCTAAAGTAGCAAGTGATACCCTAATTAAGATCATTACAGAAGTCACTAAAATAGAAATAGAGAAGATAAGAGGCAATGCAAAAAGCAAGACAAGATCAGATATTAGAAAGCTATATATTACTACGCTAAAAAAATATACAGATTTACCCAATAAGGAAATAGCCAGTTTACTTGGGATCGGAACTTCAGCGGTAAGCAATGTATTAGCCGGGAGATATCAAGAAAATGATTTTATCATAAATTCGAGTAGAGAAATTGAAAAACATGTGAACTTGTGA
- a CDS encoding AAA family ATPase: MKKLILLNGTMGAGKTTISQELLQLLQPGVFLDGDWCWNMNPFIVNEETRQIVLKNICFMLNSFINCSEYKYIIFCWVMHQEEIISEILKHLNLENIKTYIFTLTLTEAALSKRLMKDIARHQRTLDVLERSIKRIGLYKNMDTSKIDVSDITPFQAAKKIAELVSK; encoded by the coding sequence ATGAAAAAGCTAATTCTATTAAACGGAACAATGGGGGCAGGAAAAACAACGATCAGTCAGGAACTTCTTCAATTGCTCCAGCCGGGTGTCTTTTTAGACGGAGACTGGTGTTGGAACATGAACCCGTTTATCGTCAATGAGGAAACCAGGCAGATTGTGCTGAAAAACATCTGCTTTATGCTCAACAGTTTCATCAATTGTTCAGAATATAAATACATCATATTCTGCTGGGTAATGCATCAGGAAGAGATTATCAGTGAAATTCTTAAACATCTGAATTTAGAAAACATCAAAACATACATTTTTACCTTAACACTGACAGAAGCAGCCTTGAGTAAAAGATTAATGAAGGATATTGCACGACATCAAAGGACGCTTGATGTCCTGGAAAGAAGCATCAAGAGAATTGGATTATATAAAAACATGGATACATCGAAAATCGATGTTAGCGATATTACCCCTTTTCAAGCAGCCAAGAAAATAGCAGAATTAGTTAGCAAATGA